The sequence aatagtaTACATATATTGGAAAAATTTCATGTGCTAATTCTCGCATTCGTATACGATTGAACTTGCTAGTTCCTTATTCGATATCAACAAAAATGTATAGCCATTTGTTTCGATTACGAATGCGAGAATTAGACCCCTGAATTCAAATTACTGACCTATATACTTTTGTACTATGTAACGACGATTGGTATGCGTCTTGCACCAGTTTAGTATTTCATCTAAATTATTGCGTATCACAATGCCTAGTCCACGACTCTGATATCCAGGTTTTagaatccataaatttttatagcCATCCCATTTTAAGTCCGGGTGATTTTCTTCCATTtttgttaatagtttttttGACGTCTTAATGAATTCTGTCAATTCTCGAtaagtgcattttattttttgatgatgaTTGATAACTTTACTGGAATTGTCCAAAAAATGGGACCATTCCTCTTCGGGAACTTGAGACTGTTCAATATCCAACAAACCAATATTGTCCCAATCATCCAATTGTCGCTTAACTCGGCCCAAGGCGAAATGAACAATCGTCGGACAAATAGTGCCGTGTTCATAATCGATTATGTCTTCGTGTTTATCTAGGTGCCGCATTAAATATCGTAAGAAGCTAGAACATTGTGTAATGCGAAATTCATCTATGAAGGCCATTTGTTCTTCTTGATTAGCACCCAAACGAAAGAAACGGGGATAAAGCATTCCTGCTGTACCATCTAGCTGAAACCAGTGCTGTTGCTCTGCGCATCCAATTAATCCAACTTTTGTGGAAAAGTCTATTGTGTGAGCCCTTCTTATGCGGTTTCGATACGGATGTACATCAATGTACAAATCGCGTTGTCCTTTTGGTTGCCACACAAAAAATGCAGGAAAATGGTTGATTATTTTACTAATGGCCACTGATTCATAGTCGTTTCCTCGCCTAGCATGCTGTAGCAGTACTTCTTCTGATAGACCCTGCAACTTGTTATGGCGTCCTGGTGACAGCTTCTCCAACCATCCCCGTTTGAGCAATGATCGCCTAATTGTATTATAATTCCCAAAAACAGTAAAAATGCGGCGGTTCCTATAGGCGTCTATTACTTTTGCCCTGTACATACTTGAAAGCGTCTTAGGTGGTATGATTATTGAATCTTGTTTCTTCAAGCTTTTCATGGGCATTCCTACAGAATTTTGATTATGTATCAACATACCACTTGAGTCGACTAGAGAAGAAAGCTTTATTGTAGAGTTTTGCATTTTAATGGTTcactttcaatatttttttaacatgaaATTTTGAAGCAGAAGCcaaattagtttgttttattttccttaatattaaaatacatacattttcatataaaaattcagaGCATACTTGCTTACAAACTGACAGTAAAATTTAGAACCATAGATAAATGCATGTCCAGAATAAAATCATTGCCTGTTTCAAGGTAGGAGTAATCTAACTCTGAATAATTGCCTCCTTACCATTCATTTTACGGAGTaagcaacaaatttaatttttagcaaaagtttatttgaaattacCAAGTATGGTTAGGGCAAACCACGTTGTTTTCTGTTCCAATAATTAACATGGCATTGCATCAGTGAAGCACACATTTACGGTATTACAAGCGCAACCAAAATCGTTtatgctttttataccctacctTAATTGGCATGGGTATacatacaggcctgtcacagaattccattccgatagaaagtggaattaattccgttttTGCTTcgtcagaaaaagtaaaacgaaaattctttcgaaatgaaaccactttcagttttcaaagtggaattgatatttcattgcaattatttgttttcaaaaatttttaatcagtttCTGTAACAAAAACTTCACAtttgctttaatataaaaacgacgttcaaataaaaatcagaaatacagaattattaaattttttggaataaataaattatgtacacggaatctgaagaacctaaaacgaaatcgatcggaattgtAACCATTTCGAACAAAAGGTGTGACACGACACATAATTTTGTCCgaattgatacatcaatatatccgcaacTTAGgttccaatttaaaattgagaaaattagcCCACAAATAATTGAGATGTAAGCAAAAAAAACTCGACGTTAAATGATAATTTACGTCGTACGGCAAAGCATTCCGAGGCCGAACCTAAAGTCGGCCAAAAAATCAGCATATTTTCTAATGTCATTACATAAAGTACCTAAATTCgaatgattttcttttcgaatcgaataacaCAATAACCCTCCAGTATACGCTCTAATTcaaaacaaaccgaaacttttcaaaatgttattaatttcctaaacaaatttatcatttaaatGTTAGAGCCCTTTTCGCGTTGCAGTATCCCTTCCCTTTTactctattaatttttttttttgtttcatcttaattttttttaagattttgaaattttacaataaaatatgtttttgtattCTATTAAAAACTTGTTTCTCTTATAAAATTCCTTATTCTATGTTTTTGCTTTATATACCGGACTCTACTTATTTGCTTTGAATGT comes from Calliphora vicina chromosome 2, idCalVici1.1, whole genome shotgun sequence and encodes:
- the TTLL3B gene encoding tubulin glycylase 3B, with amino-acid sequence MQNSTIKLSSLVDSSGMLIHNQNSVGMPMKSLKKQDSIIIPPKTLSSMYRAKVIDAYRNRRIFTVFGNYNTIRRSLLKRGWLEKLSPGRHNKLQGLSEEVLLQHARRGNDYESVAISKIINHFPAFFVWQPKGQRDLYIDVHPYRNRIRRAHTIDFSTKVGLIGCAEQQHWFQLDGTAGMLYPRFFRLGANQEEQMAFIDEFRITQCSSFLRYLMRHLDKHEDIIDYEHGTICPTIVHFALGRVKRQLDDWDNIGLLDIEQSQVPEEEWSHFLDNSSKVINHHQKIKCTYRELTEFIKTSKKLLTKMEENHPDLKWDGYKNLWILKPGYQSRGLGIVIRNNLDEILNWCKTHTNRRYIVQKYIEQPLLIYRTKFDIRQYMLVFIRESTVQIWLYTDCYLRFSSQEYSIDDLRESIHLTNNSVQKKYKNKMNRDNRLPKQNMWSLDQFKAYIKTQNISEDTWNNRVFSGFRENLIAVVLASLDETYLNENSFELYGCDFMLDEQYNPILIEINSTPDLSPSTDVTARICPMVMQDCIKVIVDLPRNSRASTGQFEMVYEVNYKFKQNFNIVEGLNVSGKSLELSKRPRIPERPKFIKRPKIEKKIETKKISEPKVMSPRKSKTSMPNKLSKSLKSAAKEALALRYTLPK